The DNA sequence CTAATTCTACCCCGCGATATGGAGTATTAGCTATGGATCTATGGCTCGACTTATTATTTGGCAACAGCATTGGTTTAATGTCTATTACAGTGATTGCAATTACGATTGGCTTGATGGGTTTTTATACGTATTACTTCTTGAAAAAAATTCGTCAAAGCGAGCCCCCACAAAAATAAGCAAACGCAGCGGTTGCACCGCTGGCTGCACTCATCTATAAAGAAGGAACTTCGTTGTTTAGGAGTTTCTTTATGTCTAATGAATTTGATCTGTTTCAGCAAGAAGTCGCTGGAATTAAACCTTTAAAGCAAGATGCGGTAAGCACTAGCGCGAGCAGCTTAAACGAAGCGGCGAAACAGGCTCGTCAGCAGGCGGCTCAGCAAGCTGCAGCCACAAGCCAAGACTATTTGTCACTGGAGAATGTGGTCTTATTGCACCCAGATGATGTGGTTGATTTTAAAAAATCTGGTTTGCAGTACGG is a window from the Agarivorans sp. TSD2052 genome containing:
- a CDS encoding DUF3149 domain-containing protein, with amino-acid sequence MDLWLDLLFGNSIGLMSITVIAITIGLMGFYTYYFLKKIRQSEPPQK